A portion of the Bifidobacterium lemurum genome contains these proteins:
- a CDS encoding ROK family transcriptional regulator, producing the protein MALTRTSHTRDDYSAAAPSDIRQRNRTAVLRAIYPNVWCSRAELSRITGMSKVSTSDVVAELIQDGLVTEGGYQNSPKPGKPALLVGFNARSMNVASVDISEADGMRGIVTDLAGDVLERDQEPIVEHMPLRTTQVVEFCERLVARAHAPVLGVAVATPGTVDEREGVVLAAPNLGWTDVELAALLRDRLGLEATVANDADCALFAERCFAQGSENMMLVQVAKGLGAAMLIGGNVVQGADHAAGEIGHVVVDDDGPQCVCGKRGCLETLVSTPVLERRIAQEPGHRDDVVADAGAILGRALAMPVAMSNISEVIVAGPEDVVDDGMARVVRDTINDMVRSRFIGAVNVRRSQLGADAAALGAVAFVMRDQLRIL; encoded by the coding sequence ATGGCCCTCACCCGCACGTCCCATACGCGTGACGACTACTCCGCCGCCGCGCCGTCGGACATCAGGCAGCGCAACCGCACCGCGGTGCTGCGCGCCATCTACCCGAACGTATGGTGCTCACGGGCCGAACTCTCCCGAATCACCGGCATGTCCAAGGTCTCCACATCCGACGTGGTGGCCGAACTGATTCAGGACGGCCTCGTCACCGAAGGCGGATACCAGAACTCCCCGAAGCCGGGCAAACCCGCGCTGCTGGTCGGATTCAACGCCCGGTCCATGAACGTGGCGTCGGTCGACATCTCGGAGGCCGACGGCATGCGGGGCATCGTCACGGATCTGGCGGGCGACGTGCTCGAACGGGACCAGGAGCCCATCGTCGAGCATATGCCGCTGCGCACCACGCAGGTGGTGGAATTCTGCGAACGTCTGGTCGCGCGCGCCCACGCTCCGGTGCTCGGAGTCGCGGTCGCCACGCCGGGTACCGTGGACGAGCGGGAAGGCGTCGTGCTGGCCGCGCCCAACCTCGGATGGACCGACGTGGAGCTGGCGGCGCTTCTGCGCGACAGGCTCGGCCTGGAGGCCACGGTGGCGAACGACGCCGATTGCGCGCTGTTCGCGGAGCGCTGCTTCGCCCAAGGCTCGGAGAACATGATGCTCGTGCAGGTGGCCAAAGGCCTCGGCGCCGCCATGCTGATCGGCGGCAACGTGGTGCAGGGCGCCGACCACGCCGCGGGCGAGATCGGCCATGTCGTCGTGGACGACGACGGACCGCAATGCGTCTGCGGCAAACGAGGATGTCTGGAGACCCTGGTCTCCACGCCGGTGCTGGAACGCCGCATAGCCCAGGAACCCGGCCATCGCGACGATGTCGTGGCCGATGCCGGCGCCATTCTGGGGCGCGCGTTGGCGATGCCCGTGGCGATGTCCAATATCAGCGAGGTGATCGTGGCCGGTCCCGAGGATGTGGTGGACGACGGAATGGCCCGCGTGGTCCGGGACACCATCAACGATATGGTCCGCTCCCGGTTCATCGGCGCGGTGAACGTGCGCCGGTCCCAACTCGGCGCCGACGCCGCCGCACTCGGGGCGGTCGCCTTCGTGATGCGCGACCAGCTGCGCATTCTGTGA
- a CDS encoding carbohydrate ABC transporter permease, which yields MTTATKQAGARAGVKTNRRLNWRRIGTNVLAILFSVVWLFPVYWMTITAFKPRSEVMTTQPVFIPTHWSLENFRTAMFETNFFVNLKNSVIVTFVAIIVSVFFAFLACASLTLYRFRGRRTIMVMILAMQMIPGTAMLIPQFIVFNQFGLLNKYIGLILAYIATVLPFSIWNMRGFFLSIPKDIFESARVEGASEWQILRRITFPLVAPGVVSTSVFAFITAWNDYLMAYTFMKDQTKYTLPVWLSSFSTPAGTDFGGQMAASVLFSLPVVVFFMIVQRNIAKGITTGAVK from the coding sequence ATGACGACCGCGACCAAGCAAGCCGGCGCCCGCGCCGGAGTGAAAACCAACCGCAGGCTCAATTGGCGCAGAATCGGCACCAACGTGCTGGCGATCCTGTTCAGCGTCGTGTGGCTGTTCCCGGTCTACTGGATGACCATCACCGCGTTCAAGCCGCGCAGCGAGGTGATGACCACCCAGCCGGTGTTCATCCCCACCCACTGGTCGCTGGAGAACTTCCGGACCGCGATGTTCGAGACCAACTTCTTCGTCAATCTGAAGAACTCGGTCATCGTCACCTTCGTGGCCATCATCGTCTCGGTGTTCTTCGCCTTCCTCGCCTGCGCCTCGCTGACCCTGTACCGCTTCCGCGGACGCCGCACGATCATGGTCATGATCCTGGCCATGCAGATGATCCCCGGCACGGCCATGCTGATCCCGCAGTTCATCGTGTTCAACCAGTTCGGACTGCTCAACAAGTACATCGGCCTGATCCTGGCGTACATCGCCACCGTGCTGCCGTTCTCGATCTGGAACATGCGCGGCTTCTTCCTGTCGATCCCGAAGGACATCTTCGAATCGGCCCGCGTGGAGGGCGCCAGCGAATGGCAGATCCTGCGCCGCATCACCTTCCCGCTGGTGGCGCCCGGCGTGGTCTCGACTTCGGTGTTCGCCTTCATCACCGCGTGGAACGACTACCTGATGGCCTACACCTTCATGAAGGACCAGACCAAGTACACGCTGCCCGTGTGGCTGTCCAGCTTCTCCACCCCCGCCGGAACCGATTTCGGCGGACAGATGGCCGCATCCGTGCTGTTCTCCCTGCCGGTCGTGGTGTTCTTCATGATCGTGCAGCGCAACATCGCCAAGGGAATCACCACCGGCGCGGTGAAATAG
- a CDS encoding right-handed parallel beta-helix repeat-containing protein, translating into MLYYVSSDVAPDTTNDGLSEDAPFGSLERIGDIELGPGDQVLLKRGSIFNDQALHIKEGSSGSEDAPIRIAAYGEGAAPVINANGQGQWLEDYNTTEIGGHRYRAVVSTALLLKDVRYVEVEGLEITNSRELGNPDGLAYNDRDAMNRTGVAVIAENAGTSRHIVLTGLNIHDVTGNVYDKHLANGGVYFIAHYPKDPSRREESIARFDDVRIVGNRLDTVGRWGIAVGYTAYLNELDAGDYGDGTIDDAAIARYGHTNVLVENNYVKDAGGDAITVMYCDRPLVQRNVAQGAARQVNDVDYAATDFGKVAAGIWPWRCKNALFQYNEVFRMRNGAHGNDDGQAWDADYGDGTLYQYNYSHGNTGGTVMFCLGKSVNNTFRYNIAQGDLKGAIDIPGNPDAHVYQNTFVIPEGGTVIRDNHVGGHAVVENNIFYNAQDHAVEGNWTQGGSLVTYSNNLYYHFADMPDDPDGIAVPQGVAVLRDPGSAPTSPDPSGLVRPHDDSEAPTVFEGYRPVAQGPAMGVAKRVVDRNGFASDKDFLGNEAAGGDAVGAVVVP; encoded by the coding sequence ATGTTGTATTACGTCTCGTCCGATGTCGCCCCCGACACGACCAACGACGGTCTGAGCGAAGACGCCCCGTTCGGCAGCCTCGAACGCATCGGCGACATCGAGCTCGGTCCCGGAGACCAGGTGTTGCTCAAACGCGGATCGATATTCAACGACCAGGCGCTGCACATCAAAGAGGGCAGTTCGGGCAGCGAGGACGCCCCGATCCGCATCGCCGCCTACGGCGAGGGCGCGGCTCCCGTCATCAACGCCAACGGGCAGGGGCAATGGCTTGAGGACTACAACACCACCGAAATCGGCGGACACCGCTACCGTGCCGTCGTCTCCACGGCGTTGCTGCTCAAAGACGTGCGATACGTCGAAGTGGAGGGGCTGGAGATCACCAACAGCCGCGAGCTGGGCAATCCGGACGGTCTGGCCTACAACGACCGCGACGCCATGAACCGCACCGGCGTGGCCGTGATCGCCGAAAACGCGGGAACATCGCGGCATATCGTGCTCACCGGGCTGAACATCCACGACGTGACCGGCAACGTCTACGACAAACACCTGGCCAACGGCGGCGTGTACTTCATCGCGCACTATCCCAAGGATCCCTCGCGAAGGGAGGAGTCCATCGCCCGCTTCGACGACGTGCGCATCGTCGGCAACCGGCTGGACACCGTGGGCCGCTGGGGCATCGCCGTGGGATACACCGCCTACCTCAACGAGCTGGACGCCGGCGACTACGGCGACGGCACCATCGACGACGCGGCGATCGCGCGGTACGGCCATACCAACGTGCTCGTCGAGAACAACTACGTCAAGGACGCCGGCGGCGACGCCATCACCGTGATGTACTGCGACCGTCCGCTGGTGCAGCGCAACGTGGCCCAAGGGGCGGCGAGGCAGGTGAACGACGTCGACTACGCCGCCACCGACTTCGGCAAGGTGGCCGCCGGCATCTGGCCGTGGCGCTGCAAGAACGCCCTGTTCCAATACAACGAGGTGTTCCGCATGCGCAACGGCGCGCACGGCAATGACGACGGCCAGGCGTGGGACGCCGACTACGGCGACGGCACGCTGTACCAGTACAACTATTCGCACGGCAACACCGGCGGCACGGTGATGTTCTGCCTGGGCAAATCCGTGAACAACACCTTCCGGTACAACATCGCGCAGGGCGACCTCAAAGGCGCCATCGACATACCGGGCAACCCCGACGCGCATGTGTACCAGAACACCTTCGTCATCCCCGAAGGCGGCACGGTCATCCGCGACAACCACGTCGGCGGGCACGCCGTCGTGGAGAACAACATCTTCTACAACGCGCAGGACCATGCCGTCGAGGGCAATTGGACGCAGGGCGGTTCGCTGGTGACCTATTCCAACAACCTCTACTACCATTTCGCCGACATGCCGGACGATCCGGACGGCATCGCCGTGCCGCAGGGCGTGGCGGTGCTGCGCGACCCGGGCAGCGCGCCGACGTCCCCCGATCCGAGCGGCTTGGTCCGCCCGCACGACGATTCCGAGGCCCCCACCGTGTTCGAGGGCTACCGACCGGTCGCGCAAGGGCCCGCCATGGGCGTGGCGAAGCGGGTCGTCGACCGCAACGGTTTCGCGTCGGACAAGGATTTCCTCGGCAACGAGGCGGCCGGGGGCGACGCCGTCGGCGCCGTCGTCGTGCCGTAG
- a CDS encoding glycoside hydrolase family 20 zincin-like fold domain-containing protein: MTATSAMPQRGLALVPTPRLVRDSGRRLTMPYIGRIVETTEAGRLDPTCVLAAQLADDIEQATGMRWDTAKGDPWQGFIRLDVVRESTGGGDDAQVMGERAYRLDIAEDGVTVLGGGLPGLRDGVQTLRQIIRQSAPALPAVHIEDEPAFAVRGYYLDATRGRVPTLDWLKQWADLLCLAKYNQLQLYVEHSFAFDHMSETWRGVCPLAPAQIIEFDAYCAERGIELVPSVSTFGHHYMALRTRELRDLGEFPEQADRAYSFIERMEHHTLNITDERAFDFSCSLVDSYVELFRSRKFNICADETFDLGKGRGRGEAERRGVAAMYADYVTRLCRHLSERGYEPQFWGDIAVEMPQILDSLPDDVTLLNWIYEPEAEDEKVRLVARSGARQIVCPAVWGWNSLLARPHDAWRNISRMARYGWRHGADGMLVTDWGDFGHINDPRMSIPSMMVGAQYAWDPETLGDADDSEVASRMEAELNRRIALAVYGDAGGRLVEAWSDAARQVAFGWHELVGIVELDDGRGGLNEDVQAVMASRCEGEYRERVAAASTVRQACEASMAALEDRLDAAEAMNAALVEDRQTIAEAIAASSGDRAALAQPLLLACEGQLLLNDIGAHLARVWRDGEADDAESVRCGNLLAARWETWFEAYCRVWRSISEESELHRVADVVWRTADLLRGASVTD; the protein is encoded by the coding sequence ATGACCGCAACATCAGCCATGCCGCAGCGAGGTCTGGCTCTGGTGCCGACGCCCCGACTGGTGCGGGACTCCGGCCGTCGTCTCACGATGCCCTATATCGGACGCATCGTCGAAACCACGGAGGCGGGCCGGCTCGACCCGACCTGCGTGCTGGCCGCGCAATTGGCCGACGACATCGAACAGGCCACCGGCATGCGGTGGGATACGGCGAAGGGCGATCCTTGGCAAGGATTCATCCGGCTGGATGTCGTCCGCGAATCCACTGGCGGCGGCGATGACGCGCAAGTTATGGGCGAACGCGCCTACCGGCTGGACATCGCCGAAGACGGCGTCACCGTACTAGGCGGCGGATTGCCCGGCCTGCGCGACGGCGTGCAGACGCTGCGCCAGATCATCCGCCAATCCGCGCCCGCCCTACCGGCGGTCCATATCGAGGACGAGCCGGCCTTCGCGGTGCGCGGATACTATCTCGACGCCACGCGCGGCAGGGTCCCCACGCTCGACTGGCTCAAACAGTGGGCCGACCTGCTGTGCCTGGCCAAATACAACCAGCTGCAGCTCTACGTCGAACACAGCTTCGCCTTCGACCATATGAGCGAGACCTGGCGCGGCGTCTGCCCGCTGGCCCCGGCCCAGATCATCGAATTCGACGCCTACTGCGCCGAGCGCGGCATCGAACTGGTGCCCTCCGTCTCGACCTTCGGACACCACTACATGGCCCTGCGCACACGGGAGCTGCGCGACTTGGGGGAGTTCCCCGAACAGGCCGACCGCGCCTACAGTTTCATCGAACGCATGGAACACCACACGCTCAACATCACCGACGAGCGCGCCTTCGACTTCTCCTGCTCGCTGGTGGACTCCTATGTGGAACTGTTCCGCTCGAGGAAATTCAACATCTGCGCCGACGAGACCTTCGACCTCGGCAAAGGACGCGGACGCGGCGAGGCCGAACGCCGCGGGGTCGCCGCGATGTACGCCGACTATGTGACCCGCCTGTGCCGCCACTTGAGCGAGCGGGGGTACGAGCCGCAGTTCTGGGGAGACATCGCCGTGGAGATGCCGCAGATCCTCGACTCCCTGCCCGACGACGTCACGCTGCTCAACTGGATCTACGAGCCGGAAGCCGAAGACGAGAAGGTGCGGCTGGTCGCGCGATCCGGCGCCCGGCAGATCGTCTGCCCCGCCGTGTGGGGATGGAATTCGCTGCTGGCCCGCCCTCACGACGCATGGCGCAACATCTCCCGCATGGCACGGTATGGCTGGCGTCACGGCGCCGACGGCATGCTGGTCACCGACTGGGGTGATTTCGGGCATATCAACGATCCGCGCATGTCGATCCCGTCCATGATGGTCGGCGCTCAATACGCGTGGGATCCCGAGACGCTCGGCGACGCGGACGACTCCGAGGTCGCCTCCCGTATGGAGGCCGAGCTCAACCGGCGCATCGCGCTCGCGGTCTACGGCGACGCCGGCGGCCGGCTGGTCGAAGCGTGGAGCGACGCCGCCCGGCAGGTCGCCTTCGGCTGGCATGAGCTGGTCGGCATCGTGGAATTGGACGATGGACGCGGCGGACTCAACGAGGATGTGCAGGCCGTCATGGCCTCCCGATGCGAAGGCGAGTATCGCGAGCGCGTCGCCGCCGCCTCCACAGTGCGCCAAGCGTGTGAGGCGTCGATGGCGGCGCTGGAGGACCGTCTCGACGCGGCCGAAGCGATGAACGCCGCGCTGGTCGAAGACCGCCAGACCATCGCCGAAGCGATCGCGGCCTCCTCCGGCGATCGCGCCGCGCTGGCCCAGCCGCTGCTGCTCGCCTGCGAGGGCCAGCTGTTGCTCAACGACATCGGCGCGCATCTCGCCCGCGTCTGGCGCGATGGCGAGGCGGATGATGCCGAATCGGTTCGGTGCGGGAATCTCCTTGCCGCGCGCTGGGAGACATGGTTCGAAGCCTATTGCCGTGTGTGGCGTTCGATCAGCGAGGAGTCGGAGCTGCACCGCGTCGCGGACGTCGTCTGGCGAACCGCCGACCTGCTGCGTGGCGCGTCCGTCACGGATTGA
- a CDS encoding carbohydrate ABC transporter permease: MTTSTLTPTARRNGKTPRSAHTTPRTRKTMKSTTGFTALLLTPTGIILAALVIVPIIFLVFTSFTDFNQRSLFTGEFEFVGLAQYAAALSDAAFWQSLLRTFLFTAALVVGSMLIGMAVAQMMTKLGTVMRYVVTFALIFAWAMPNVASSVVWKWLFQPGYGVINYLLTKLRIFGDVSNLAWSNDTTLAFVCIWLLVVWQAVPYIAITLYAATTQIDHSCIEAAQLDGAGPIRTYWQVVVPLIKPSIMVIAMLSVIWDFNVFNQIWLVSQGGPSGSTSTIGVFTYKQAFVNFDIAQGAAISVITVIILLALTGVYVRNLLKTGEDL; the protein is encoded by the coding sequence ATGACAACCTCAACTCTGACACCGACCGCGCGGCGCAACGGCAAGACTCCACGGTCAGCGCACACCACCCCCCGCACCCGCAAGACGATGAAATCGACGACCGGATTCACCGCGCTGCTGCTGACTCCCACCGGAATCATCCTCGCCGCGCTGGTCATCGTTCCGATCATCTTCCTGGTGTTCACCTCATTCACCGACTTCAACCAACGTTCGCTGTTCACCGGCGAATTCGAATTCGTCGGCCTGGCGCAGTACGCCGCCGCGCTGTCCGACGCCGCCTTCTGGCAGTCCCTGTTGCGCACCTTCCTGTTCACCGCCGCGCTGGTGGTCGGCAGCATGCTCATCGGCATGGCCGTCGCGCAGATGATGACCAAACTCGGCACGGTGATGCGCTACGTCGTCACCTTCGCGCTGATCTTCGCATGGGCCATGCCGAACGTCGCCTCCTCCGTGGTGTGGAAGTGGCTGTTCCAACCCGGATATGGCGTGATCAACTATCTGCTCACCAAACTGCGCATCTTCGGCGACGTGAGCAACCTCGCCTGGTCGAACGACACCACGCTGGCGTTCGTGTGCATCTGGCTGCTGGTGGTCTGGCAGGCCGTGCCGTACATCGCCATCACCCTGTACGCGGCGACCACGCAGATCGACCACTCCTGCATCGAGGCGGCGCAGCTCGACGGCGCCGGCCCGATCCGCACCTACTGGCAGGTCGTCGTGCCGCTGATCAAGCCCAGCATCATGGTGATCGCCATGCTGTCGGTGATCTGGGACTTCAACGTGTTCAACCAGATCTGGCTGGTCTCCCAGGGCGGTCCCTCCGGATCCACCTCCACCATCGGCGTGTTCACCTACAAGCAGGCGTTCGTCAACTTCGACATCGCGCAGGGCGCCGCCATCTCGGTGATCACCGTGATCATCCTGCTCGCGCTCACCGGCGTGTACGTGCGCAATCTGCTCAAGACGGGGGAGGACCTGTGA
- the nagB gene encoding glucosamine-6-phosphate deaminase, which translates to MPEVIIVKNEAEAGEIYARAVADLIKSKPDAVLGLATGSSPLAAYQALAKTVKDEDIDMSRVRGFALDEYIGLPLSHPESYHSTIHRTVVEPLGMNPDLVHVPGDVLDGAPLEDGDKLAHAGADYDAAIEAAGGIDVQILGIGTDGHVGFNEPGSSLASGTRIKTLVEQTRVDNARFFDDDIDQVPTHCITQGIGTIMRARHLVLLAFGAGKAEAVAQTCEGGVSAFCPASALQMHPHATIIVDEAAASSLRHKEYYQYAYTHKPAWQGI; encoded by the coding sequence ATGCCAGAAGTCATCATTGTCAAGAACGAGGCCGAAGCCGGCGAGATCTACGCCCGGGCCGTGGCCGACCTCATCAAATCCAAGCCGGACGCCGTGCTGGGCCTGGCCACCGGATCGAGCCCCCTGGCCGCCTATCAGGCGCTGGCCAAGACGGTGAAGGACGAGGACATCGATATGAGCCGCGTGCGCGGTTTCGCGCTCGACGAGTATATCGGTCTGCCGCTGAGCCACCCGGAGTCCTACCACAGCACCATCCACCGCACGGTGGTCGAACCGTTGGGAATGAACCCCGATCTGGTGCATGTGCCGGGCGACGTGCTGGACGGCGCGCCGCTTGAGGACGGCGACAAGCTCGCCCACGCCGGCGCCGACTACGACGCGGCGATCGAAGCCGCCGGCGGCATCGACGTGCAGATCCTGGGCATCGGCACCGACGGCCATGTGGGATTCAACGAACCCGGCTCGTCGCTGGCCTCCGGCACGCGCATCAAGACGTTGGTCGAGCAGACCCGCGTCGACAACGCCCGCTTCTTCGACGACGATATCGACCAAGTGCCCACGCACTGCATCACCCAAGGCATCGGCACGATCATGCGCGCCCGCCATCTGGTGCTGCTCGCCTTCGGCGCGGGCAAGGCCGAGGCCGTCGCGCAGACCTGCGAGGGCGGCGTGAGCGCCTTCTGCCCGGCCTCCGCCCTGCAGATGCATCCGCACGCGACGATCATCGTGGACGAGGCCGCCGCCTCGAGCCTGCGCCACAAGGAGTACTACCAGTACGCCTACACGCACAAGCCCGCCTGGCAGGGCATCTGA
- a CDS encoding N-acetylglucosamine-6-phosphate deacetylase: MAQSREQIVARVTDALTGDPSPVAVRGARKVDARGERSHFWVVSDASGVIEAVGTDDGEFESACRFVGIDPDDGNAVIDAAGRVLTPGYVDIHAHGSWEHSFDDGPEGIDIARAGHAVHGTTRQVLSLITNPVEVICENIRNVRAKMDERPDILGCHLEGPFLAMARKGAHDPQCLIDPVPQVVDTMLEAADGCIRQITIAPELPHGISAIRQFAAAGTVPAVGHCDADYEMARRGFDAGAGIMTHMFNAMNGLHHREPGPIPAAVEDPRVTVELINDGFHVDDPMVSLSFRFAPHRTAFVTDAMAATDCPDGPYKLGALDVNVVDGHARLVSNGAIAGSTLLLEVAVRRAVNELGISPVEAVEAATLTGAKAFGYDKPNPVTGAPLGLVAPGFAADLLLTDPDTWTVEQVWCAGRRLK; this comes from the coding sequence ATGGCTCAATCACGCGAACAGATCGTCGCCCGCGTCACCGACGCGCTCACCGGCGATCCGTCGCCGGTCGCCGTCCGCGGCGCGCGCAAGGTGGACGCGCGCGGCGAACGGTCTCATTTCTGGGTCGTTTCGGACGCCTCCGGCGTCATCGAGGCGGTCGGCACCGATGACGGGGAGTTCGAGTCGGCGTGCCGGTTCGTCGGCATCGATCCCGACGACGGGAACGCCGTCATCGACGCGGCCGGACGAGTGCTCACCCCGGGCTATGTGGACATCCACGCCCACGGCTCGTGGGAGCACAGCTTCGACGACGGCCCCGAAGGAATCGACATCGCCCGCGCCGGGCACGCCGTGCACGGCACCACCCGCCAGGTGCTGTCGCTGATCACCAACCCGGTGGAGGTGATCTGCGAGAACATCCGCAACGTGCGCGCCAAAATGGACGAACGCCCCGATATCCTGGGCTGCCATCTCGAAGGCCCGTTCCTGGCGATGGCCCGCAAGGGCGCGCATGACCCGCAATGTCTGATCGATCCGGTGCCCCAGGTCGTCGACACGATGCTTGAGGCAGCCGATGGCTGCATCCGCCAGATCACCATCGCGCCCGAACTGCCGCATGGCATCTCGGCGATCCGCCAGTTCGCCGCGGCCGGCACCGTGCCCGCGGTGGGCCATTGCGACGCCGACTATGAGATGGCCCGACGCGGCTTCGACGCCGGTGCCGGCATCATGACCCATATGTTCAACGCGATGAACGGCCTGCACCACCGCGAACCCGGTCCGATTCCTGCCGCCGTGGAGGATCCGCGCGTCACCGTGGAGCTCATCAACGACGGATTCCATGTGGACGATCCGATGGTGTCGCTGAGCTTCAGGTTCGCGCCCCACCGCACCGCGTTCGTCACCGACGCGATGGCCGCCACCGACTGCCCCGACGGGCCGTACAAACTCGGCGCCTTGGATGTGAACGTGGTCGACGGCCACGCGCGTCTGGTGTCCAACGGCGCGATCGCCGGCTCCACGCTGCTGCTCGAGGTGGCGGTGCGGCGTGCGGTGAACGAGCTGGGCATCTCGCCGGTCGAGGCCGTCGAGGCGGCGACGCTCACCGGCGCCAAGGCCTTCGGCTACGACAAGCCGAATCCGGTCACCGGAGCTCCGCTGGGCCTTGTCGCGCCCGGATTCGCCGCCGACCTGCTGTTGACCGATCCGGACACCTGGACGGTCGAACAGGTCTGGTGCGCCGGACGTCGGCTGAAGTAG
- a CDS encoding extracellular solute-binding protein: MQKKRIVASTAMALVAAMALSGCSMGSPSSGGDSSSDDASGKTITVWAMKDDFTDETLDAINKAFEEKTGATANVEIQEWDGITTKLTTALSTSTPPDIVDLDNTQVSGFADSGALMDLTDYKDELSEGNEWVGGLEEPATIDGKLYAVPAFAAARAVVYNKTMWAEAGITEAPTTWDEFIADLDTVAAANADNPDFIPFYLPGQNWYSALQFIWDAGGDVASDEDGTWKGTASSAEAIEGMNNWKDFQNKYSSEASRTVDTANPNQNQFLADGNTAAILGNSNAISGIKELNADMTDDDLGTFAMPGQSGENQPSMVAGSDWAIAAKSQNQELAIEWVKIAASAEIQQEWIFAHDGWMPNSVEGLEEAMNSSDFPEVQRGFFEAAKNSKATPASPNWATIEGDKSINEFTQSVATGTSVEEAAKTFDDHLNEVLGE, encoded by the coding sequence ATGCAAAAGAAGCGTATTGTCGCCTCCACGGCGATGGCGTTGGTAGCCGCGATGGCCCTGAGCGGCTGCTCGATGGGCAGCCCCTCGTCCGGTGGGGACTCGTCGTCCGACGACGCGTCCGGCAAGACGATCACCGTCTGGGCCATGAAGGACGACTTCACCGACGAGACCCTCGACGCCATCAACAAGGCGTTCGAGGAGAAGACCGGCGCCACGGCCAACGTCGAGATCCAGGAATGGGACGGCATCACCACCAAGCTCACCACCGCGCTGTCCACCTCCACTCCGCCCGACATCGTCGATCTGGACAACACGCAGGTGTCGGGCTTCGCCGACAGCGGCGCCCTGATGGACCTGACCGACTACAAGGACGAGCTGAGCGAAGGCAACGAATGGGTCGGCGGCCTCGAGGAGCCCGCCACCATCGACGGCAAGCTGTACGCCGTGCCGGCGTTCGCCGCCGCCCGCGCCGTCGTCTACAACAAGACGATGTGGGCCGAGGCCGGCATCACCGAAGCGCCGACCACCTGGGACGAGTTCATCGCCGACCTGGACACGGTCGCCGCCGCCAACGCCGACAACCCCGACTTCATCCCGTTCTACCTGCCCGGCCAGAACTGGTACTCCGCCCTGCAGTTCATCTGGGACGCCGGCGGCGACGTGGCCTCCGACGAGGACGGCACCTGGAAGGGCACCGCCTCCAGCGCCGAAGCCATCGAAGGCATGAACAACTGGAAGGACTTCCAGAACAAGTACTCCAGCGAGGCCTCCCGCACCGTCGACACGGCGAACCCGAACCAGAACCAGTTCCTCGCCGACGGCAACACCGCCGCCATCCTGGGCAACAGCAACGCGATCTCCGGCATCAAGGAGCTCAACGCCGACATGACCGACGACGATCTGGGCACCTTCGCGATGCCGGGCCAGAGCGGCGAGAACCAGCCGTCCATGGTCGCCGGCTCCGACTGGGCCATCGCCGCGAAGAGCCAGAACCAGGAACTGGCCATCGAATGGGTCAAGATCGCCGCCAGCGCCGAAATCCAGCAGGAGTGGATCTTCGCCCATGACGGATGGATGCCGAACTCCGTGGAGGGCCTGGAGGAGGCCATGAACTCCAGCGACTTCCCCGAAGTGCAGCGCGGCTTCTTCGAGGCGGCCAAGAATTCGAAGGCCACCCCGGCCTCCCCGAACTGGGCCACCATCGAAGGCGACAAGTCCATCAACGAGTTCACCCAGTCCGTCGCCACCGGCACCTCCGTCGAGGAGGCCGCGAAGACCTTCGACGATCATCTGAACGAAGTGCTCGGCGAGTAG